Below is a window of Dissulfuribacter thermophilus DNA.
CATCCAGATAGGGATAAAATTTTCTCCTCTATACTCTACCATGTAAATTACTGCATCTACTAGGCAGAGGTTGCGCTCTATTTCATCTGGAAGGATTCGTTTTTTCATAGATATTTTTTGTTATATTTTGCTTATAGAAATCACTGGTTGAGTTTCTGGTTGCCTTTAATGAGGTAAATAAATTGTATCACAAAAAATTGATAAAGGACAAATATATATTGAGAAAATTTATGAATGTTATGGTTTTGTGTGAGAAATTTTGAATGAAAAATCTCTAATATTTTAGAAGATTATGTCGCGCTTAATCAAAGCTGCCTGAAGATGAATATTCAGATAGAGCTTCTAATTCTTATATAAAGCGTCTCAGACAATCAAAACTGGACCCTTCTAAGGGGCTAGCTCGATGCCTTTGATTTTAATTCCCAGTCAAAACTGAACCAAAAAAATTTTGGATCCTCAGAGCCTAAGATTTATCTTAGAAAAAGAAAACATAACTTGCTGTCTCAAGAGGAGATGATGTTTACAAAAAACTTTCAGGGAACTCGTCCCATTGGACCTCTTTATTATTGATGAAATAGGCTTTAAGAAGGTTCCTCAAGACGCTGTGGATGAGTTCTTTGAGACAGAAAAAAGACGTCATGAAAATGGACCAAGTGGGGATTTTTTTAGGGCCCTTATCTGAGGAATTGACAGGGCCTTTAACAATCTTCGAGGAAGCCTCAAATAAAGAGTGATGGAAAATGAATAGAAGCCCCCGATAGAAAGACATAAAAACATCGAAAAGAGAAATTTTTTTTTGACTTGCCTCTATGGTAATATTGCCGCATCACAAATTCTAAGGAGGGGAGCAGATGAAACAAGTACATTTCTTTATTTTTTTTCTCGTAGCGTGCATCATGTTGACCTGTCAGGCGTTCGCCGGGTCATATAATTACATTTCGGCCGAGGCATTGAAGGCCAAGCTGGAAAAAGGGGAGCCCGTCATTATAATTGATATCCAAACCAAGGAAGATTTTTCCAGACACCATCTGCCCGGGGCGATTGCCACACACGCATATCCTGTTAAGACAGTTCAGGACAAGGCAAAGATTGACGCTGTATTGGACCGTATCAGGAATGGAAAAGGTCCTGTGGTAATTGTATGCCCACGCGGTGCTGGCGGCGCACAAAAGACCTTCGACCACCTAATAGCCAGAAAGATTCCTGCTAATCGGCTCTTTATTCTCAAAAATGGCCAGGAGGGCTGGCCCTATCCTGAATTTGTGGAAGGCAGATAACCCGATACATAATCCCGGATTATGCAGGGATCATCCGACTAATGAGTGTGTTAAAGTGTTTCAATCTCGCCAGTGCAGAGTGCACTTAAAAATCCTCATTTAGTTAAGACAATGACATCCTCTCCTTCCTTTAGGAAGGGGAGGATGTCAACTTTGAGGGAGAATAGCCTCCTAGTTCAAGCCTTATTTGGTCTAAAGCCTGTATCCAAGCCTTTCCTTGGATTTGTCATGTAAAGCTGGCCTATTACCTATTTTGGAAAGTTCAAAAATGCCAGATAGCTTTCTTTGTATGACGCAACTTACCTAAAAAATTTACCTTAGCCAGAATTTTTCTGCCTGCTCCTTAAACCGGGGGCTCTACTGCAAAAAGGATATTTTATTTTATGATACCTTTGGTTAGGATGCGGATCTTCTTGCCTTAAAGCTCGATGATGCACTAACGAGGACCAGAAAAGGGGATTAGTGAGGAAACGAGATAAAGGAAAGAGAGAGTAAGAAGACCATATTTAACCTAACTGGAGGTAGGACTATAAATGAAGAGCTTGAAGGCGTATTAAAAATGGTGAAAGCAGGATGATGAGTATTTACGTATGAAGACAGAGGAAAAAAATTTATAATTAGCGGCATAGAAGTTAAGGTCATTAAAAAAAACATCAAGAACATTAATCTTAGCATTCACCCCTTAGACGGTAGGGTTAGGGTATCTGTCCCCCTTTATCTTGGAGACGATGCCATACGATTGGCCGTTATAAAGCGACTTTTTTGGATAAAAAAATGTAGGCAGAGGATCGAAGAGAAACCACGCCAGGTGCCAACAAATATGGTTGACGGTGAAACTCATTACTTCCTAGGAAAACGTTATTTGCTCAGAGTGTTTGAGGCGGCGACAAGGCCGAGGATTGAAGTGAATGGTAACTATATCCATCTATTTATAAGGCTAGGTACTGGAAGAGAAAGGCGCATTTTTATATTCAACGAATGGTATCGCAGCCAGTTGAAATAGTTACTTTCTGAGATGATTGTAAGATGGGAAGCAAAGATTGGTGAGAAGGTCAATGCATGGGGTATAAAACGCATGAGGACCAAGTGGGGAAGCTGCACCCCAAGGGCAAGGAGGATTTGGCTAACCCTCGAGCTTGCCAAGAAAAAAACTGTACTGATTGAATATGTTCTGGTCCATGAAATGACCCACTTCCTGGAACCGTCTCACAATGAACACTTCAAAAGCCTAATGGATAAATTCCTGCCCAAATGGCGATCTTATACGGAGGAGTTAAATAGCTCGCCATTGACAATGTGGCAATGATTTGCCATTTTGGGTTTGGTCGTTTGTGAAGGACCCAGAATTCCAAAAATCTCCTCCTTATAATGGAGATGGTTGTGGAGGGTTCAAGTGGGCCGACATTGACCTCCAAAATGAAATTATCCATGTAAAAGATCCAAAATCGGGAATTTCAAGGCCTGTTTACATGACACCACAAGTAAAAGATATGCTCCTAGAAAGATTGCCTGAGAATGTTGACTTATCCTCCCTTATTTTTCCTGGCAAAAACGGCAAAAAGAAAAAGCTAATTTCTAAGACTTTCTTTCGTATAGTGCATAAATTAGGCTTTAATGACGGCATTACAGACCCACGGGACAAGGTTGTATTCCATACTCTACGGCACACATTTGCTTCCTGGCTTGCAATCAAGGGAATACCTATTTATACGATTAAAGAGCTAATGGGGCACAAGAGCCTTGCTAATGACCGAAAGATATAGCCACCTAATACCAGACCAGAAACGTAAAGCCGTGGAGGGAATAGGAAAAGCCTTCCAGGACGTTACAGAAACAGAAAAGTCAAAAATAGTGGAACTCAAAAGGTTTGCAAGAAAGTAATTTTTAATGACAACTTACGATAAACGCCTCGAAAGGATTAAAAGAAACCCCAAAGATGTGAAATTCACAGATCTTGTGTCCATTCTGCTTCACTACGGTTTTGTTGAGGTAAGATCAAAAGGCAGTCACAGGATATTCAAACATCCCTCATGGAATGGTATCCTTACATTGCAAGAAATAAGAGGTAAGGCCAAGCCTTATCAAGTAAGACAGGCTATTAAGGCCATAGAAGAGGTGAAACATGAAAACGAATGAACTACCATACCCAGTAGTTGTATTCTACTCAGATGAAGATGAAGGTTATATTGCCACAGTACCAGACCTAAAAGGATGTTCGGCTTTTGGCAATACACCTGATGAAGCCCTAAAGGAAATAAAAATAGCTATGGAGCTATGGATACAAACCTGTAAAGAATCAGGAGAACCACTACCTGTACCTTCAAAGATGGCCGCATAAAAAAGCCCGAAACCATGCCTTGCCTTGCCATGAAGTTTCGGGCTGAACAAAGTTGTATATGCCTGAAAAAAACGCTACTCAACCACAAGTCCAACTACCCAGTGATAATAATTTATATAAAGGATTCTACGAAGATGCCTTAAGGGAAGCTATGCCTCCTGAAGTCGGTAAAGAATTTGATGAAAGAATATTCGATGCCTATTGGGATTATTGGTGTGAGGTGGTCCCCCTTTTTTGACAAGTGGTATTGTTCGCTTTCACTGTAAGGAGTAACAAGTAACGTAGTGAAAGGAGACAACAGATGGCAAGGAAGAAGTACAGCTCAGAGTTCACGGCCAAGGTTGCTATGGCAGCTATTAAGGGAGAAGAGACCACCAATCGGATAGCTTCGAGGTTTGGGGTTCATCCTGGGCAGATGAGGCAGTGGAAAAGGCAGATGCTAGCAAATGCCTCTGTGGTATTTGACCACTCTCAGAGGAAAGAAAAAGAGCAGCAGGTCCTTCTGGACCAGCTCTATCAGAAGATAGGACAGCTAAAAGTGGAACGGGATTTTTTAGCCAGAAAGTTCGGTCTTCTGTGAGCCAGAAGAAGAGAAAGGCCATGGTTGAACTGGACAATCAAGAGATCAGTCTTACCAAGCAATGCTTTTTGCTCAGTATTAGCAGATGCTCTTTGTACTATAAACCCAAGCCCTGATGAAAGCCATTGATGAACAATATCTTAAAACACCTTATTACGGGAGAAGACGAATGCGTCATGCCCTTAAAAAGAGGGGATACCAAGTGAGTGAAAAGAAGGTCAGGCGCCTCATGCAGCTCATTGGATTAAGGGCAATAGCTCCTGGTCCTTTACCAGCATAAAGGCTCCTGAGCACAAGGTCTATCCCTATCTGCTTAGGGATTCGAAGATAACCAGGTTCAACCAGGTCTGGAGTTCGGATATCACCTATATCCCGATTATGGGCAATTTTATGTATCTCTGTGCAATTATAGACTGGTACAGCCGTAAGGTAGTAGCCTGGAGCTTGTCGACTACCCTTGATGCCGAGTTTTGTGTTTCCTGCCTGGAAAGGGCCATAGCTCGATATGGAGCTCCTGAGATATTCAATTCGGATCAGGGCAGTCAAATTACCAGTGAAGGGTTCTTAAAGATACTGGAGAAAAACAAAATCCGGATTAGCATAGATGGGCGTGGCAGATTCCTGGACAATATTTTCATCAAGAGGCTTTGGCGTTCGCTGAAGTATGAACTTATCTATATTCAGGAGTTTGCCTCAGTGCCTGAACTCCGTAAAGGGTTTATGACTTGGTTCGAATCTTACAAAGAGAGATTTCATCAGGCTATTGGTTATCAGCCCCCTGATGGGATCTATGAGCTAGATAAGGCAGCATGATAACACCAGCAAAGGAAGCGAACATAAAATCACAAAAGTGCTGTACAAAAAATGGGTACCACTTCAATTCTACCTTCCAAGAGACTATCTAGTTCCTATTGACAATAACTATTGCACTTAGCGGTTTCATCTATGATTCGCTTGATGGAGGAAACCTACGTGGATACCTGCCTAAATCCTTGTTTTACCAGATTAGTTAACCCCTTGAAATTACTGGAGCCGGCAATCGGACTCGAACCGATGGCCTGCTGATTACGAATCAGCTGCTCTACCAACTGAGCTATGCCGGCTCTCAAGGGAACAAATTCAAGTTAAATTATTATCATAGCCAGTTATCTGGTTCAAGGCCTCTTAGGGTTCGGCCTCTATCATTTCACCCTCTGCAAATTGTTCTCTAAGTTCAATGACTGGATCCCCAAAAAACGTAAATCTCAGCCAGTCTATTGCAAGGTCCAGCATAGCATAGTCGTCTTCTTTTGCCTTTTGAAGGCGTTCTTCGGGAATTACATAAATATCGAGGAATTTCGATTCGAACACAAATCTTCTAAAGCTGTCAACATTGTAACAGCCTGTAAAAAACATCTGTTTTGTCTTTTCTTGAATGGTGACAAATGGGCCAAGGGACTTTCGTCTGAGAATTAGTTCAGTCCATCCTTTGTTGACCTCTTCAAATTCATTTATGCCCTGACTCTCAAGCCACTGGCCAACAGTAAGTTCTTCTCCCAGATCATGTCCCATACAGTGAGGTTCTTTTACAAGAGCAAAAAACTTTTCATCCTGTGATTCATCGAGATTGTGGAATACCCCTGATGCAATGGGATAGTACCTACAGGTGAGGGGACGGTCTTCATAAATGCCGCAACCTTCTTTTACCAAGAAAGGACAGCTTTTGACCTCATCTTCCCTCATCTTAAGTACTGGCACAGGTAATTCTGTATTTTCAATGGTCCCAAGAGCTGTGTATACGAAAAGAAATTCATCTGACGAAAGTTTCAATCTCTTTTTCAACCGAATAATGTCGCAGGGTGTAAGAATAATATGGGCCTCTTTGCAGCATTTTGTGAAACAAGAAAGATCCTTTGAACATTGAAAAGAAATTGGACTGGATTCATCAAGTCTAACTGGGACAATTACCTGCGGTTTATCTTTTGGCGCAAACATATTCTTTACCTCTTTTTAAGATTAATTGTCATAATAATAGCATCAATGTAAAATTCAACAAAAAGTCTTTGTTGAGGAAGTTGCCGTGATGGAAGGGATTCAAAAGACACTAGAAGGAAGGGTGGCCATAGTGCCGGGAGCTATAAAGGGCATCGGACTTGAGGTCGCAAAGGCCTTATCAAATCTTGGCTGTCGATTGGTATTGCCAGTCTATGACTGGCTCGATAGCCTTTCTAAAATGAGGAGTGAATTAGATGCCATCAATGCAAAATATATTCATATCTCTGCTGATCTTCGAAAGGAAAGAGACGTCGAAAAGGTGATAGAGAAGGCGCTCGAGGAGTTTCAACGAATTGATATCCTTATTAACAACATAGAGCGAGGGGGATGGCCAATAGTACATGGGCCCTACACTCAAGAACAGTGGAGACTTGAGTGGGAAACGACTATAAATGCAAAGTGGTATCTATTTAATCACTCGCTTCAATATTTAAAAAGGGCCCAAGGGGTGGTTGTTAACATCTCTTCCATAGCAGGTATTGTTGGAAGGTCTGGGCCTGCAAGTTTGGTCTTCAATGACTGCTATAGCCTTTCCAATAGGGCAATTGCCTCCTTAACACAGCAGTGGGCAAGGCTTGGTGCGCCAGAGGTCCGAGTAAATGAGCTGCAGATTGGTTTTGTGGAGACAAGGCATGGGCCAGGCACCCGGGGCTGGAGTGTGTTGACACAAGAGCAGAGGCGTTCCATTGTGGACCATACGCTTCTTGGTCGCATTGGTACGGCGCAGGATGTGGCAAGGGCAGTAGTCTTTCTTGTAAGGGATGCCACTTTCATGACAGGAGCGCTTCTACGCCTAGATGGTGGATATGTTTTGGGGGGAGAAAAGGTAAGTCCTATGCCGGAAGGTATTGTCTCTCCAGAAGAACCTACCTTTGGAGGTAGTATCAAACCCGACTCATTAGACTAAAGGCGAGGGCATGAAGATCCTTTCGTAAAGATTTTGGGCATAACGGTCTGTCATCCCTGCAATAAAGTCAGAGACACGCCTTTCATACGGATCGTTTCCTGTCTCCATGAGATCTTCTTCAAA
It encodes the following:
- a CDS encoding rhodanese-like domain-containing protein; translation: MKQVHFFIFFLVACIMLTCQAFAGSYNYISAEALKAKLEKGEPVIIIDIQTKEDFSRHHLPGAIATHAYPVKTVQDKAKIDAVLDRIRNGKGPVVIVCPRGAGGAQKTFDHLIARKIPANRLFILKNGQEGWPYPEFVEGR
- a CDS encoding site-specific integrase, encoding MKDPEFQKSPPYNGDGCGGFKWADIDLQNEIIHVKDPKSGISRPVYMTPQVKDMLLERLPENVDLSSLIFPGKNGKKKKLISKTFFRIVHKLGFNDGITDPRDKVVFHTLRHTFASWLAIKGIPIYTIKELMGHKSLANDRKI
- a CDS encoding type II toxin-antitoxin system HicA family toxin encodes the protein MTTYDKRLERIKRNPKDVKFTDLVSILLHYGFVEVRSKGSHRIFKHPSWNGILTLQEIRGKAKPYQVRQAIKAIEEVKHENE
- a CDS encoding type II toxin-antitoxin system HicB family antitoxin; amino-acid sequence: MKTNELPYPVVVFYSDEDEGYIATVPDLKGCSAFGNTPDEALKEIKIAMELWIQTCKESGEPLPVPSKMAA
- a CDS encoding YkgJ family cysteine cluster protein, translating into MFAPKDKPQVIVPVRLDESSPISFQCSKDLSCFTKCCKEAHIILTPCDIIRLKKRLKLSSDEFLFVYTALGTIENTELPVPVLKMREDEVKSCPFLVKEGCGIYEDRPLTCRYYPIASGVFHNLDESQDEKFFALVKEPHCMGHDLGEELTVGQWLESQGINEFEEVNKGWTELILRRKSLGPFVTIQEKTKQMFFTGCYNVDSFRRFVFESKFLDIYVIPEERLQKAKEDDYAMLDLAIDWLRFTFFGDPVIELREQFAEGEMIEAEP
- a CDS encoding SDR family NAD(P)-dependent oxidoreductase gives rise to the protein MEGIQKTLEGRVAIVPGAIKGIGLEVAKALSNLGCRLVLPVYDWLDSLSKMRSELDAINAKYIHISADLRKERDVEKVIEKALEEFQRIDILINNIERGGWPIVHGPYTQEQWRLEWETTINAKWYLFNHSLQYLKRAQGVVVNISSIAGIVGRSGPASLVFNDCYSLSNRAIASLTQQWARLGAPEVRVNELQIGFVETRHGPGTRGWSVLTQEQRRSIVDHTLLGRIGTAQDVARAVVFLVRDATFMTGALLRLDGGYVLGGEKVSPMPEGIVSPEEPTFGGSIKPDSLD